In a genomic window of Nostoc sp. UHCC 0870:
- a CDS encoding RNA-guided endonuclease InsQ/TnpB family protein: protein MGKWDIHQYPVELIKRVRIVRRADGCYVQFCVKVDNLQDAPLTTSAIGIDVGLEYFYSDSSGNHEENPRYLRKAEKDIKRVQRNIYKKKKGSSGRRKARGIYARKHLRVTRQRNEHALVLARNLCLANAKVVLEDLNVSGLVKNHKLAKSITDASWYNFRQWLEYFGGKFGREIIAVPPHFTSQECSNCGARVQKSLSTRTHSCPHCGYTEQRDVNAAKVILSRVNATGGHPGSNASRDVPSTSIGRKTCKSKERQ from the coding sequence TTGGGGAAATGGGATATTCATCAATACCCTGTTGAACTAATTAAACGAGTTAGGATTGTGCGTAGAGCCGATGGGTGCTATGTGCAGTTTTGCGTCAAAGTGGATAACCTGCAAGATGCACCATTAACAACAAGTGCTATCGGTATTGATGTTGGGTTGGAATATTTCTACTCTGATTCTTCTGGCAACCATGAAGAAAACCCACGGTATCTCCGCAAGGCTGAGAAAGATATAAAACGGGTTCAACGTAACATTTACAAAAAGAAAAAAGGGTCATCTGGTAGAAGAAAAGCGCGTGGTATTTATGCTCGTAAACATTTAAGAGTAACAAGACAAAGGAATGAACACGCTCTTGTACTAGCGCGTAACTTATGCCTAGCTAACGCTAAGGTCGTCTTGGAAGATTTAAATGTTTCCGGCTTGGTGAAAAACCATAAACTAGCCAAAAGCATAACAGATGCTTCTTGGTACAACTTCCGCCAGTGGCTCGAATACTTTGGAGGGAAGTTTGGGAGAGAAATTATTGCAGTCCCTCCCCACTTCACAAGCCAGGAATGCAGTAATTGTGGTGCGAGAGTCCAGAAATCTCTTAGTACTCGGACTCATTCTTGTCCACATTGCGGATATACAGAACAACGCGATGTGAATGCTGCCAAAGTAATTTTAAGTCGTGTGAACGCTACCGGAGGGCATCCGGGAAGTAACGCCAGTCGAGATGTTCCCTCTACTTCTATTGGTCGTAAGACCTGTAAAAGCAAGGAACGTCAGTGA
- the ppsA gene encoding phosphoenolpyruvate synthase — MVNTLLNPQPANLSSREQALVLSFHEVGIADIPLVGGKNASLGEMIQQLKRKGVKVPTGFATSAYAYRYFISAAGIETRLREIFADLDVEDVKNLRQCGKQARLLMLQTPFPQDLQDAIATAYATLCQEYGADTDVAVRSSATAEDLPDASFAGQQETYLNVHGLQGVLKSCHKCFASIFTDRAISYRQIKGFDHFNIALSVGVQKMVRSDLANSGVMFSIDTETGFKDAALITAAYGLGENVVQGAVNPDEYLVFKPTLKQGFRSIIQKRLGTKEIKMVYDLGGSKLTKNISVAPSERNVFALNDDEILQLANWACIIEEHYSQVRGVYTPMDIEWAKDGLTNELFIVQARPETVQSQKTKNVLRNYRLLATGEGNPQSPIPSTQPPVPIIIGRSVGEMIGQGKARVILDVHQIGQFQAGEVLVTNRTDPDWEPIMKRASAIVTNSGGRTCHAAIIAREMGIPAIVGCGNATTIIKTGQEVTVSCAEGETGKVYPGLLPYEVKEIPLEKLPRTHTQIMMNLGNPEEAFGLTNIPNDGVGLARMEFIINNHIKAHPLALIHFDELEDELAKYKIAELTAQYTDKTQFFVDQLAQGIATIAAAFYPKPVIVRLSDFKSNEYANLLGGRQFEPLEENPMIGWRGASRYYDPRYREGFALECQAMKRVRDEMGLTNVILMIPFCRTPNEGRRVLAEMEKHGLVRGENELQVYVMCELPSNVQLADEFCQVFDGFSIGSNDLTQLTLGLDRDSELVAHLFDERDEAVKRMIAKAIATVKQYGRKIGICGQAPSDYPEFARFLVEQGIDSISLNPDSVLKTMLEIADAEGKSKLKT; from the coding sequence ATGGTAAACACACTGCTAAATCCACAACCAGCTAATTTATCCTCTAGAGAACAAGCTTTAGTATTATCTTTCCATGAAGTGGGGATTGCAGACATCCCCCTCGTGGGGGGTAAAAATGCTTCCTTGGGGGAAATGATTCAGCAACTTAAACGCAAAGGCGTAAAAGTTCCCACTGGGTTTGCAACAAGTGCTTATGCTTATAGATATTTCATTTCTGCGGCTGGGATAGAAACACGACTCAGAGAGATTTTTGCAGATTTAGATGTTGAGGATGTGAAAAATCTCCGCCAGTGTGGGAAGCAAGCTAGATTGTTGATGCTGCAAACTCCTTTTCCGCAAGATTTACAGGATGCGATCGCCACAGCATACGCTACTCTATGTCAAGAGTATGGTGCAGATACTGATGTGGCTGTACGTTCTAGCGCGACGGCTGAAGATTTACCCGATGCTAGCTTTGCAGGACAACAAGAAACTTATTTAAATGTCCACGGGTTGCAAGGAGTTCTAAAATCTTGTCACAAGTGTTTTGCTTCTATTTTTACTGACCGCGCCATTTCGTACCGTCAAATTAAAGGCTTCGACCACTTCAACATTGCCCTGTCTGTCGGCGTACAAAAAATGGTACGTTCTGATTTGGCTAACTCTGGGGTGATGTTCTCCATCGACACAGAGACAGGTTTTAAAGATGCAGCTTTGATTACCGCCGCCTATGGTTTAGGTGAAAATGTTGTTCAAGGCGCAGTTAATCCAGATGAATATTTAGTATTTAAACCCACTCTAAAACAGGGATTCCGTTCCATTATTCAAAAACGCCTCGGTACGAAAGAAATTAAAATGGTCTACGACCTAGGCGGATCAAAATTAACTAAAAATATTTCTGTTGCACCATCAGAACGCAATGTTTTCGCCCTCAATGACGACGAAATTTTACAATTAGCAAACTGGGCTTGCATTATTGAAGAACACTATTCTCAAGTGCGTGGTGTCTATACACCAATGGATATTGAATGGGCAAAAGATGGCTTGACTAATGAATTATTTATTGTCCAAGCCCGTCCTGAAACAGTGCAGTCCCAAAAAACCAAAAACGTACTGCGTAATTATCGCTTGTTAGCGACTGGGGAAGGAAATCCCCAATCCCCAATCCCCAGTACCCAGCCCCCAGTCCCCATTATCATTGGTCGTAGTGTTGGGGAAATGATTGGACAGGGTAAAGCCAGAGTAATTCTCGATGTCCATCAAATTGGTCAGTTTCAAGCCGGGGAAGTGTTGGTAACAAATCGCACTGACCCAGATTGGGAACCTATTATGAAACGCGCCAGCGCGATTGTGACTAACTCCGGTGGTAGAACTTGTCACGCTGCGATTATAGCTAGAGAAATGGGTATTCCCGCGATCGTTGGTTGTGGTAATGCGACTACAATTATTAAAACTGGGCAAGAAGTTACAGTTAGTTGTGCTGAAGGCGAAACAGGTAAAGTCTATCCTGGGTTATTACCTTACGAAGTGAAAGAAATCCCCTTAGAGAAATTGCCCCGCACCCACACCCAAATTATGATGAATTTGGGCAATCCCGAAGAAGCGTTTGGTTTAACTAATATTCCTAACGATGGTGTGGGATTGGCGCGGATGGAATTTATTATTAACAACCACATCAAAGCGCACCCCTTAGCATTGATTCATTTTGATGAGTTAGAAGACGAACTAGCAAAATATAAAATTGCTGAATTAACCGCCCAATACACAGATAAAACCCAATTCTTCGTTGACCAACTCGCCCAAGGTATTGCGACCATCGCCGCCGCCTTTTATCCTAAACCTGTAATTGTGCGTCTCTCCGACTTCAAGAGTAACGAGTACGCGAACTTGTTGGGTGGTAGACAGTTTGAACCTTTAGAAGAAAACCCGATGATTGGCTGGCGTGGTGCTTCTCGCTATTATGATCCTCGTTACCGTGAAGGTTTCGCCCTAGAGTGTCAAGCCATGAAACGGGTACGGGATGAGATGGGTTTAACCAACGTGATTTTAATGATTCCCTTCTGTCGCACCCCCAACGAAGGACGACGGGTATTAGCTGAGATGGAAAAACATGGTTTGGTGCGGGGAGAGAATGAATTGCAAGTCTATGTGATGTGCGAGTTACCCAGTAATGTGCAGCTAGCAGACGAATTTTGTCAAGTTTTTGATGGTTTCTCCATTGGTTCTAATGACCTGACACAGTTGACACTGGGATTAGACAGAGATTCGGAATTAGTCGCCCATTTATTTGACGAACGGGACGAAGCCGTCAAGCGAATGATAGCGAAAGCGATCGCCACTGTCAAACAATACGGACGCAAAATTGGCATCTGTGGTCAAGCACCTAGCGACTACCCAGAATTTGCTCGCTTTTTAGTAGAACAAGGCATTGATTCTATTAGTCTCAATCCTGATTCTGTCCTGAAGACAATGTTAGAAATTGCGGACGCAGAAGGCAAGTCAAAATTAAAAACATAG
- a CDS encoding universal stress protein, with amino-acid sequence MFNKILVALNNNEMGQQVFAHALTLATASNAELLLLHVISPFNDDYLNASAMETQTHYGTSQTHGVEYYVGQWENLKQEGIEFLTLLNNQAIAKGITADFTQELGEPSRIICDISRSWNADLIVLGRRGLSGLSEFFLGSVSNYVLHHAPCSVLTVQGLTSVTPDNLVTASAM; translated from the coding sequence ATGTTTAACAAAATTTTAGTCGCGTTGAACAACAATGAAATGGGGCAGCAGGTTTTTGCACACGCCCTAACCTTAGCAACAGCAAGTAATGCAGAATTGTTATTGTTACACGTTATCTCACCTTTTAATGATGATTATCTCAACGCTTCCGCAATGGAAACACAAACTCACTATGGGACTTCTCAAACTCATGGTGTGGAATATTATGTGGGTCAATGGGAAAATTTAAAGCAAGAAGGAATTGAGTTTTTGACCCTGTTAAATAATCAAGCGATCGCTAAAGGCATAACAGCAGATTTTACTCAAGAACTCGGCGAACCCAGCCGGATTATATGTGACATTAGCCGGAGTTGGAACGCTGATTTAATTGTTTTAGGTCGTCGGGGACTAAGTGGATTAAGTGAATTTTTCCTAGGTAGCGTTAGCAATTATGTATTACATCATGCGCCCTGTTCTGTGTTAACAGTTCAAGGTTTAACTTCTGTGACTCCTGATAATCTCGTGACAGCATCAGCAATGTGA
- the cbiE gene encoding precorrin-6y C5,15-methyltransferase (decarboxylating) subunit CbiE, with amino-acid sequence MRGKWLAVVGIGEDGLAGLGAIACSLVAGAEIIVGGDRHLAMLPTDDEREKISWSSPISSSIDAIIQRRGRSVCVLASGDPLCYGVGATLIRHIPISEMTIIPAPSAFSLACSRLGWSLTEVETLSLCGRPPALLQYYIYPGARLLILSAGKDTPGVVAEILRQRGFGSSQITVLERMGGVHERIITGTAAKLETGDIADLNAIAVHCLADAGIIPLSRLPGLPDDAYHHDGQLTKREVRAVTLSTLAPTPGQLLWDVGAGCGSISIEWMRTHPRCQAIAIEQNSTRLQYIADNAAALGTPNLKIVAGKAPSALKDLPQPDAIFIGGGVTADGLFDICWQALRPDGLLVANVVTIEGEQTLYKWYEKVGGSFTRIAIQRAEPIGKFLGWKAMANVTQFVIRNS; translated from the coding sequence GTGAGGGGGAAATGGCTGGCTGTTGTGGGTATTGGTGAGGATGGGTTGGCGGGATTGGGTGCGATCGCTTGTTCTCTGGTGGCTGGTGCTGAGATAATTGTGGGAGGCGATCGCCATTTGGCTATGTTACCTACTGATGATGAACGGGAGAAAATATCTTGGTCTTCTCCTATTAGTAGTTCTATAGACGCAATTATCCAGCGTCGCGGTAGGTCGGTTTGTGTTTTGGCTAGTGGTGATCCTCTCTGTTATGGGGTGGGTGCTACTTTGATACGACATATTCCCATTTCGGAAATGACGATTATCCCTGCACCTTCAGCTTTTAGTCTCGCTTGTTCTAGGTTGGGATGGTCTTTAACTGAGGTGGAAACTTTGAGTTTATGCGGTCGTCCGCCGGCTTTGCTTCAGTATTATATATATCCTGGTGCGCGGTTGTTAATTTTGAGTGCAGGGAAAGATACGCCGGGGGTTGTGGCTGAAATTCTCAGACAGCGCGGTTTTGGTAGCAGTCAAATCACTGTTTTGGAACGGATGGGTGGTGTTCATGAAAGGATAATCACAGGGACAGCCGCAAAATTGGAGACAGGAGATATTGCAGATTTAAATGCGATCGCAGTACATTGTCTTGCTGATGCTGGAATTATACCTTTATCTAGGCTACCAGGATTACCAGATGACGCTTATCACCATGATGGACAGCTAACGAAACGGGAAGTTAGGGCTGTTACTCTTTCTACCCTCGCACCCACACCAGGACAATTACTTTGGGATGTAGGGGCGGGTTGTGGCTCGATATCGATAGAATGGATGCGAACTCATCCTAGATGTCAGGCGATCGCTATTGAACAAAATTCTACTAGACTGCAATATATTGCTGATAATGCCGCCGCTTTGGGTACTCCCAATTTAAAAATCGTTGCGGGGAAAGCACCATCAGCCCTGAAAGACTTACCCCAACCAGACGCTATCTTTATTGGTGGTGGAGTCACAGCCGATGGATTATTTGACATTTGTTGGCAAGCATTACGCCCCGACGGACTTTTAGTTGCTAATGTCGTCACTATAGAAGGTGAGCAAACCTTATATAAATGGTATGAAAAAGTAGGCGGCAGTTTCACCCGCATAGCCATTCAAAGGGCAGAACCTATAGGTAAATTTTTAGGCTGGAAAGCAATGGCGAATGTTACGCAGTTCGTAATTCGTAATTCGTAA
- a CDS encoding precorrin-8X methylmutase: MPEYIRDANEIYRNSFAIIRSEANLDILPADVAKVAVRLIHACGMTDIVTDLGYSATAVQSAREALAAGAPILCDCRMVADGVTRKRLSANNQVICTLNEPEVPELAKKLGNTRSAAALELWQPYLAGAVVAIGNAPTALFRLLEMLDQGCPKPAVILGFPVGFVGAAESKAALAADSRNVPFLTLHGRRGGSAIAAAAVNALATEEE; the protein is encoded by the coding sequence ATGCCTGAATACATCCGTGATGCCAATGAAATCTACCGTAATTCCTTCGCCATCATTCGTTCGGAAGCCAATCTAGATATACTACCCGCAGATGTAGCTAAAGTTGCAGTGCGTCTCATTCATGCCTGTGGAATGACGGATATCGTCACAGACCTAGGATATTCAGCAACGGCGGTACAGTCAGCCAGGGAAGCACTAGCAGCAGGCGCACCGATTTTGTGTGATTGTCGTATGGTAGCTGACGGAGTAACGAGGAAACGTTTATCTGCCAATAACCAAGTAATCTGCACCCTCAACGAGCCAGAAGTCCCAGAATTAGCGAAAAAATTGGGTAATACTAGGTCGGCGGCGGCTTTGGAATTATGGCAACCTTACCTAGCAGGGGCAGTAGTCGCCATTGGTAACGCACCCACAGCATTATTTAGATTACTAGAAATGTTAGATCAAGGATGTCCTAAACCGGCAGTGATTTTAGGTTTTCCCGTGGGATTTGTGGGTGCAGCCGAATCAAAAGCCGCATTGGCAGCAGATAGCCGCAATGTACCATTTTTAACTTTACATGGTCGGCGCGGTGGCAGTGCGATCGCCGCCGCCGCAGTTAACGCCCTCGCAACGGAGGAAGAATAA
- a CDS encoding precorrin-2 C(20)-methyltransferase: protein MTDKGRLYGVGVGPGDPELLTLKALRLLRAAPVIAYQSATDKESIARAIVSQYLTGEQIEVAYHLPRALEPEKAQEIYDQEVAPIAAHLAAGRDVVVVCEGDPFFYGSFMYVFTRLSEHYETEVVPGVSSLMACAVSLGVPFTYYNDVLTVLPAPLPAEELTTKLLTTDAAAIMKLGRHFTKVRDILHKLGLASRALYIERATTAHQRIVPIDEVDPAEVPYFAMIVIPSKNRL, encoded by the coding sequence ATGACAGATAAAGGTCGTCTATATGGAGTTGGTGTAGGGCCAGGAGATCCAGAACTATTGACCCTGAAAGCCTTGCGGCTATTGCGTGCTGCACCCGTGATTGCCTATCAGTCAGCCACAGATAAAGAGAGTATAGCGCGAGCGATCGTTTCCCAATATCTCACAGGGGAACAAATCGAAGTAGCCTATCACCTCCCCCGCGCCTTAGAACCAGAAAAAGCCCAGGAAATTTACGACCAAGAAGTTGCACCCATCGCCGCACATCTAGCAGCCGGACGGGATGTAGTAGTAGTGTGTGAAGGCGACCCGTTTTTTTACGGTTCATTTATGTATGTATTTACACGCCTATCTGAACACTACGAAACGGAAGTCGTCCCCGGAGTATCTTCATTAATGGCGTGTGCTGTGTCCTTGGGTGTACCGTTCACCTACTACAACGATGTTCTCACAGTTTTACCTGCACCCCTCCCAGCCGAAGAACTCACCACAAAATTACTGACAACCGATGCAGCCGCCATTATGAAACTCGGTCGCCACTTTACCAAAGTGCGAGATATCCTGCATAAATTAGGACTAGCATCACGGGCGTTATATATTGAACGGGCAACAACAGCACACCAAAGGATTGTACCCATAGATGAGGTTGATCCGGCTGAAGTACCTTATTTTGCCATGATTGTCATACCTAGTAAGAATAGGTTATAG
- a CDS encoding Panacea domain-containing protein, translating to MINCLDVARYFIVRAYEDGIEAEMTNMKVQKLLYYSQSLHLALYNQPLFDEEIQAWRYGPVCPPAYRFYSEFEAQQLPIPSQEFLSQIPHEQKKLLAEVWEYFGGYHAYRLSGMTHLEFPWKKARKGLPDDAGSTEPILLEDMKALGCKKLDLIERENPAYEFVMSKVLEDSCNSESSTRIAKGEVRDWLNSLLD from the coding sequence ATGATTAATTGTCTAGATGTAGCTCGCTACTTTATTGTGAGAGCCTACGAAGATGGTATAGAAGCAGAAATGACAAATATGAAAGTTCAAAAGCTTCTGTACTATTCACAAAGCTTGCATTTAGCCTTGTATAATCAGCCATTGTTTGATGAAGAAATCCAAGCATGGCGATATGGGCCTGTGTGTCCGCCAGCTTACAGATTTTACAGTGAATTTGAGGCTCAACAATTACCCATACCTAGTCAAGAATTTTTATCCCAGATTCCTCATGAGCAGAAAAAGCTTTTAGCAGAAGTTTGGGAATATTTTGGTGGTTATCATGCTTATCGACTTAGTGGTATGACTCATTTGGAATTTCCTTGGAAGAAAGCGCGTAAGGGTTTACCTGATGATGCTGGTTCAACAGAGCCAATTTTGTTGGAAGATATGAAGGCATTAGGTTGTAAAAAGCTTGATTTAATAGAGCGTGAAAATCCTGCTTATGAATTTGTAATGTCTAAAGTGTTGGAAGACAGTTGTAATTCAGAATCCTCAACTCGTATTGCTAAAGGAGAAGTGCGTGACTGGCTCAACTCCCTTCTCGATTGA
- the cobJ gene encoding precorrin-3B C(17)-methyltransferase, translated as MNKVAPAVIVLSQNSVTLARKIITVLPGATLYGLAGRTCDVDISFTNFGDTLRELFAQGTPLIGICAAGILIRTLAPLISDKRQEPPVLAVAEDGSAVVPLLGGLNGVNDLARRIAEVLDTQAAITTTGDIRFRTALLSPPPEYHLANPEDAKTFISDLLAGEQVKLEGTAPWLSNSQLPIDPKGNLTIQVTERCVIPTANCLVYHPKNIAIAITHPDVTLDLVQALLANADIASAAIAGIFAPITIAAYANIHTIADFYGVPTRFFREDLAAEALALTATGRDGKLLNSLSQIAIAYDGRYAIAISPQPIDPNTIGQPQGRLAIIGTGPGSSQWMSPEVKEILKSATDLVGYKTYLDLVGSLAAGKQRHESDNREEIARATMALDLAANGRYVVVVSSGDPGIYAMATAVFEVFDHHHKPEWDSIDIHVAPGISAMQAAAAAVGAPLGHDFCTISLSDILKPWSIITQRIAAAAEADFAIAFYNPVSKDRTWQLADARDILLRYRTPNTPVILARNLGRPGQTVKVITLDQLTPDVADMRTVIIVGSSQTKIINRIDGSVSVYTPRRYYK; from the coding sequence ATGAACAAGGTTGCACCTGCTGTTATAGTCTTAAGTCAAAATAGTGTTACACTAGCCCGCAAAATCATCACCGTCTTACCAGGAGCAACACTCTACGGGTTAGCAGGACGTACCTGTGATGTTGATATCAGCTTCACTAATTTCGGCGACACACTGCGGGAATTGTTCGCCCAAGGTACACCCCTAATTGGGATTTGTGCGGCGGGTATTCTTATCAGAACCCTAGCACCCCTGATTTCCGACAAACGCCAAGAACCGCCAGTGTTAGCTGTAGCTGAGGATGGTAGCGCGGTTGTCCCGCTTTTGGGGGGACTCAATGGAGTCAATGATTTAGCGCGGCGCATTGCTGAGGTCTTAGATACCCAAGCAGCAATTACCACTACAGGCGATATCCGTTTCCGCACTGCGTTGTTATCTCCTCCCCCTGAGTATCATTTAGCTAACCCAGAGGATGCTAAAACATTTATCTCTGATTTATTAGCAGGGGAGCAGGTAAAGTTGGAAGGAACTGCACCTTGGTTAAGTAATAGTCAGTTACCCATTGACCCCAAAGGCAATTTAACCATCCAAGTCACAGAACGCTGTGTGATTCCTACAGCTAACTGTTTGGTTTATCATCCTAAAAATATTGCGATCGCCATTACTCACCCTGATGTTACTCTAGACTTAGTACAAGCATTACTAGCCAACGCAGACATCGCCAGCGCAGCCATCGCCGGCATATTTGCACCCATCACCATTGCCGCCTATGCAAACATACACACCATAGCCGACTTCTACGGTGTGCCGACGCGGTTCTTCCGTGAAGACTTAGCAGCAGAAGCATTAGCCTTAACAGCGACAGGTAGAGATGGTAAATTACTTAACTCATTATCGCAGATAGCGATCGCCTACGATGGGCGGTATGCGATCGCTATTTCTCCCCAACCCATAGACCCCAACACCATCGGTCAACCCCAGGGAAGGTTAGCAATTATCGGTACAGGCCCCGGTAGTTCTCAATGGATGTCACCGGAAGTCAAAGAAATTCTCAAATCTGCCACTGACTTAGTAGGCTACAAAACTTATCTAGATTTAGTCGGTTCTCTCGCAGCAGGAAAACAACGCCATGAGTCAGACAACCGCGAAGAAATTGCACGGGCGACAATGGCCTTAGATTTAGCAGCTAATGGACGCTATGTAGTCGTAGTTTCTTCCGGCGACCCTGGCATCTATGCAATGGCTACGGCTGTATTTGAAGTTTTCGACCACCACCACAAACCGGAATGGGACAGTATTGATATTCACGTCGCACCCGGAATTTCCGCCATGCAAGCCGCCGCCGCCGCCGTTGGCGCACCCTTGGGACATGATTTTTGTACGATTTCCTTATCGGACATTTTAAAACCTTGGTCAATTATTACACAACGGATTGCGGCTGCTGCTGAAGCTGACTTTGCTATTGCCTTCTATAATCCTGTTTCTAAAGACCGGACTTGGCAATTAGCTGATGCCAGAGATATTTTACTCCGTTACAGAACCCCCAACACTCCCGTAATTTTAGCGCGAAATCTCGGCAGGCCAGGACAGACGGTAAAAGTAATTACCCTTGACCAGTTAACACCAGATGTTGCAGATATGCGGACAGTGATTATTGTTGGTTCTAGCCAAACTAAAATCATCAACCGCATTGATGGTAGTGTTAGCGTCTATACACCCAGGCGGTATTACAAATAA